The Nicotiana sylvestris chromosome 6, ASM39365v2, whole genome shotgun sequence genomic sequence GATCTTCGACTTTCGTATTATGCCATCGGGCTCGAGCCCGGTCCGTATTAAACTTGTTCTCGACGCGACCCCTCGAGCCTACAAAATTAGGGACACataattttgaccgtatacagatagttcccgcaattcttagaataaaatgataagaaacgacttgACTCCCGATCTTTCGGAGTCCTTGACGATGACATCATTCCCGTGACGTAGGCGCTCGAAATGACCGAAACGTCCCGTCGGTACGCTTCCGCAAAACATTAAATGCTTCACCAGTGGTGGCCGGCCACTAGCGATGTCGAACCGTCGCCGCTTGCCTATAAATACAGGGCTCTAATTCGAATAAAAAGCTTTACTTCCATATCCAAACTTCTTTTATCTCTTCTCCTTTTCATCTTCCTCTCTCATTACCTATTACTCTCACCCTTTTAGTGCCAAAAGATATCAAATTCCGCCTATTTTAGTTTCCTCTAACTCGTATCAATGGAGAAAACTTCCAAAACAATTTCTCAAAAGGATAAAGCTTCCTCCTCTTCTTCCCGGTCGGCCATTGATAAAGCGTCGGCCCCTTTACGAAATTATTCCCGGCCCATGCTTTATAAAGAAAGACTTCAGAGTCGAATATCCCCCCGCTATTCCTGGTCGATGTTACCATGTATCGAGGTATATTTGCTTGATAACGGAGAAGCACCTCAAGGCCATGAAGAAGGACTGTGGCTGGGGGGACAAGGTCATGGTACAGATCCCTGCCCCGAGGAGAGTATCACTACTTATGTGGAGAggttcttaagtgtttacacttacccttttatGTTGGGTCCCCTCGATCCAATTGTGATCGACTTCTACAAGAGGTATCAGGTCACCCTCGGCCAGGTCATCCCTCTTTCTGGCGTATAGTGATCATGTTTCGCTATTTCTCCAGCAAGGCCGAGGGGATAGAGTTCACCCCCTCAATCACCTCATTCAATTGTATCGGCCTCAGCTCTTCTGAGGTTTGATCAAGATCCAATGCCGATCGACCAAGGCCTTCTTCGCTAGCAATGACGAGGATAAGGACAGGGGCTGGATGAGTTGGTTCGTACGATTGAGGACCTCCGACGTCATCCCGGAGGGGAAAATGCCATTCTCAGAGAAGTGGAACCCTGATCGTAAGTGAAGTTTTTCCCTAGTGGCTTATAATATTCCGTTTTCACATTGTGTAATGCCTTCATCTTTTTTACAACGGTTGCTTGGATGCCTCATGCGATCGCCGATCTTGAGGACTGGGTCCATAAATTAGCTGTGACCTTTTCGTATGACGAGCGCCGATGGCGTGACTTGGCGTGGACAGATGGGAATCCAAACACCATAGTAAGTTCCTCTCACAAGTTTTCAATGTTTTCCTTTTACTGGATGCGTTACTTTGCTCATACCTATTTTTCATTCATACATGCATTGGAGATGTCTCTGAAATGAGGCCAGCCTCGCCCGGGGAAGAGACCGGGTCCCCGATTCTGAAATCGGGGAAAGATAATAAGAGAAAAAGGGTTGCGAAGCCTGAAGACTCCCAGGATGGAAGGGGTCCTACTCGAAGACGTAGGAGGAATGTTATTCATGTGGACCTAGATTCGGTCCACTAGCTAAacgacgaagaagaagatgagggtgAGTAATTGGCGCTGGTGACCCGAACAAGGAAACCAACTGAAGTAGCCAAGCCCTCTGAATCGGAGACCCTGCTTCATGGAGAGGAGACTCTGAAGAAAGACGCGAGCAAAGCCTGTGAATCAATCGAGGTCAAAGTTATTCCTCGACCATCAACAAACACACCAAAGGGGACAAGTTCTGAAATCCCCATAGCTGAAAGAGTGCCCCGAGCGATTTGCTCGAGGCCATAACAATAGATCACTCTCCTCCTCTACCAGCTTATTCTGAGGAGGCAATAAAGGAAGCCCGAGATCTGTGAACGCCTGAATTAAGAAGAGTCCACGGTAAAGATGATCCTTTCCAGGATTGCTTTACTGGGGTCGATGATGCTGCCAATATCAATGATGCCTCTACTATCTTCGAAGAGGCTCAACGTCTTTACTCTCAAGTAAGTATTAATTCTTATCATTGCAAtttcttcttctccccgcctCCTAACTGGCATCTCTTTTCTTGCGTAGGCCTTTACCAGGTTTAAGGTCGACCTGAACCAATACGAGGCCGAGCTCAAGAAGACCTCGGATGAAGGAAAGGCCCTGAAGCTCTTTTGTAGTCAAaaggaggaagagctcaaggacCTTCGGTCTGACTTGGCCAAAGCTCTTAAAAATGAGGCTGAGCTAGACAAGCAGGTAACTATTATTTTGAAAGAGTATGATCTACTCGACCCAACTGTGGAGGCTAACACTTCAGTGTCTCGGCTGTAGCGAAAACTGGAGATGATTGGGTTGCTTTGAGGGAAGGTCGATCAGGTTAAGGCCGACTACAATCAGTGGAAGGAAAATATAGATCGGCTTGCTGCGGAAAAAGAAGTCACTCTAGCCAAACTGGCCTCCGCTGAGACCCAGCTCCGGGGTGCTAAAGAGAAACATTCGGCCCAAGCCAAGAAGATCGACGAGCTCGAGGCCAAACTTGCCATAACCGTGGCTAAGGTTGCTAAAGCTAGGGCTGAGGTTGAGAAAACGAAGGCCACAATTGATAAAACCGTTGTTGTGTATTTAAGGGATGCTGAGGCTAATCAAATGGAGCTAAGGGAAGCCTCCGACCGGGAGAAATGGAGCAATGATTTGGCCAAGTGCCAATCCCAGAGGAAAACCCTTGAAGAGATCCATGCTCGAGGTTTTGACCTCACTGAGGATATAGCTCAAGCAAAAGTGCTCAAAGCCGATGCCAAGTTTCTCGTCTCCTctgacgatgatgatgatgatgaaggcagCAAAGCGATTCCGATAATGAAGTTGGGCCCAAAGAGGAAGCTGCTCCCGAGGGAGAGACCAGCCCTGGGCATAGATatgatttttctttctctttttgtatttttctttttgtaagacCTTTTGTCGGTCTCTTGTACATATCCTTTTCCAAGTATATAAAAGAAgaatttccttaaatattttctcGATGTTTCCTGCCTTACAAAATTCTTGTAATAATTTCATTCTTTGAATGGTGTGTTCGAGATTTTATCTCAGTGGTTTCTTTGAAATTGCCATGGTCGAGTTCGAATAAGGTTCAAACTTTGGGGCATAGACCCTTACGGGCTCGTGCTGGGTAATGGTGAGTCCCTGAGCCATAATCAAGTTATCATTTATTTAGGCTTGGGATAATCGAACCCTTGAATTCAGATCGGGTGAGAATAAGGTCTCGAACCTTAAGtgtatcggcccttaggctcttttagatcGGGCCATTATGGCCTCTAAGAGATGGCTATTATTTCCCATTTTTCGGTTTAGAAGACTTAGGAAAAATTTATTTATGCCTTGGCATGCATTTTTTACCCATTGTGTTTTTTAAGGGTTTAGTATCGATCGAAACCCTTTTATTTTTTGTGCCTTAGCACAAGTTTGTATTTGAATAATtcgatacctcttaaggttttttgaGGGTtaattttatcgaagccctttgatcattttgccgagggtagcctttattAACCGGGTTTCATAGGATTTGAAGGCCCATTTTTATTGCGGGACTTGGACGTCTCCGAGCCACATTATTTCAGCCATAGCCTTTAATATGACCGTAGCCATCGGGTGTGTCTCTTGGACTTATTTCCCGATAGCATTTcttagtccccgagtatgatgTCCTTGGCCTTTACGTCgagggatgcctctttgaggtcttatgaattcgagtttagaCAACTCgaatgtgttgactatcgaggacagtccccgagtattagAGGTGTATTTGTGTTTTGGCGCTTGAGTCGTTTCTCACAAGTAAGGAGCTCGTATGGTAGTAaacttctttgagacacaaagtgtttgatatagaaagaattcttctttgaataattcatacatatgtacatgttttgccatcggggctcgactattctatatagacacggttcatctgaccgtttggcccattacaaagttttcctatcaAGGCCCTTTTTGGCGTGAAGTATTCTTCTAAAAAATATagcctccgagggtgatgccccccaatattcgaggttgactgaaaagaagccttggatgcTGTTGAATTTTCCctaggtagcacatagttgttgcctcgttagaAACCTCACCAGAAAAATccatttgggataaaatccgacctaagggaaaaagagtgcaacacgtgctttaaaacctaaggtcttcttGCAGAAGGGTTCTCTTCGATGTCTTCGATCGAAACCTGCAATAAGTTAGTGTTAAAGACAAATAGAAAAAGGGAGAATGGTCGTACATTAGCAATAATATCATTTGAGTAGTGATATATTCCAATTATTTGGCAGTTGTTCGCCTCccatcgtgccaagtttgtaggatccttttcCGGTGAATCTGACgactcgatatggtccttcccaattcgggctCAGTTTTCCTTCATTCAGGTCTCGAGTAttaagggtgactttccttagaactaagtccccgatttcgaagtgtcgaaggttggtccttctattataatatctctcaATTCTTTGCTTCTGTGCGGCCATTCGAACAAGCACAacttctcgcttttcatctaatagctcgaggctagtattcatagcctcatGATTTGATTCCTCCGATGCATGTTGAAATTTGGTGCTGGGTTCCTCGATTGTAATTAAGGCCTCAGAGTCGTATACTAAGGAGAACGGAGTTGCCCCTGTGCTGGACTTcgatgttgttcgatatgccaAAGAACTtcgggtagaacttctctccatttccctttAGCGGCGTTtaaccttttcttcaagttttgaatgatagtcttgTTTGTCAATTTGGCCTGTCCGTTTTCACTCGGATGATATGGCATTGAtaaaatcctttttattttgtgtgcttTGAGGAACTCCGTTACCTAGTTGCCGATGAATTGCTTGCCATTGTCGCATACGATTTcggcaggtatcccgaatcgacacacgatgtgatcctagatgaagtcaataacttttttttctttgacCCTCTCGAAGGTCTGTGCTttcacccatttagaaaagtagtcaatcataaacaaaatgaatttagctttacctggggctgttggtagagggccgacgatatccattcccaATTTCATGAAAGGCCATAGGGACAGTACTGAGTGAAGTTGCTCTCCGGGCTGATGAATCATCAGTacaaacctttgacatttatcacattttctaacaaactccttagtgtctttttccatgctatcccagtaaTACCCGACTCTAACGATTTTGCGAATCAAGGACTCGACGCCAGAGTGGTTTCCACAAGTGCCTTCGTGGATTTCTCATAAAACATAATTGGTGTCTCCCAACCCTAAACATActgccaatggtccatcgaacgtCCTTCTGTACAATGTTCCATTTTCATCCAATGTGaacctagcagccttggttcGTAGAGTCCTCGACTCTTTATGATCCAATGGGAGCTTTCCATTTTTTAAATATTCGacatatttattcctccaatcctaaGTCAAACTTGTAGTTTATCTCAGCATGACCCTCCTTGATCACAAATCTCGATAACTGGACAACAGTCCCCGGGACAATATCATTTTTTTCGACTGATAACCCCAAGTtcgcaagtgcatcggcctcattATTTTGTTCTTGAGCTACATGGTCTAgagtccattccttgaagcggtgcaaggTTATCTGTAACTTGTCGAAATACCTCTACATactatcctctcgaacttcaaagcttttgtttacttggttcaccaccaatAAAGAATCGCACTTGGTTTCTACTACTTATTCCCCTAGCTTTTAGCTAGATCGAGACCTGCAATCGTGGCCTCATACTCGtcctcattattagtcaacctagacgttttgatagattgtctaatagcGCTACTTGTAGGTGGCTTCGAAACAATGCCAACTCCGGACCCTTTCTCATTCGAGGCTTTGTCCATGAAGAGGGTCCATATCCCCGATGATGTACCCAATTTTAGTAGAAGTTCCTTTTCCTATTCGGGTACGAGGGTTGGCGTAAAATCGTCCATGAagttagctaagatttgagacttgatagacgttcggggttgatattcgatatcgtacccgccaAGTTTGATGGCCTATTTAGCCAATCGGCTCGATAACTCGGGCTTGTGCAAAACATTTCAGAGAGTAtaagtggttaacacacatatgGGGTGACACTGGAAATTTGGCTTTAATTTTCTTGATGTGCTTATTAATGTAAGAGCCAACTTCTCTAAGTGTGGATACCTAGTTTCATTATCTCTTAAGGTTCGacttacgtaataaataggaAACTGCATACCATGCTCTTTTCGAACTAGTACGCCACTTACCGCTATTTCAGATATAGCCAAGTATAAGTATAGCTTCTCATTCACCTTCGGAGTGTGGAGCATAGGTGGGCTCGATAAATACCGCTTTAATTTCTCCAATGCTTGTTGACACTCCAGGGTCTATGCgaaataatttttttaagtaATGAAAAGAACCTGTGACTCCGATCTGACGACCTCAAGATGAATTGGCCCGAAGCAACTATCCGTCCGGTTAGCCTTTGTACGACTTTTACACTATCTACAATGGTGATGCCTTCGATGGCCTTAATTTTGTTGGGGTTGATATCTATCCCCCTATTTGATACCATGAAGCTGAGGAACTTGCCCGAACCGaccccgaaggcacatttttctgggttaagcttcatgttgtacttcctcaagATTTCGAGTGTTtcttgcaaatgagttaaatggtctTCTACCcatagggacttaactaacataccgtcaatgtaaacttccattgatttatctatctgttcctcgaacattttgttaactagtcattggtatgtagctcctgcattttttagcccgaagggcattacattgtaacaatatGTTCCATATTTATTGATAAACGAGGTCTTCTCCTGGTCttccgggttcatctgaatttgattgtacccggaataggcatcaAGAAAGGTAATGATCTCGTGGCTAGCCAtagcatcgatcatgcgatcaatGTTAGGTagtggaaaagagtctttagggcatgccttgttcaaatccttgtaatctacgcacattctaagtttgttccctttttagggactacaactacattggctaaccattcggggcactttacctcccgaatggaccatattttaagaagtttagttacctcatcctttatgaatgcatgcttaTCTCGAACTGGAgccttcttttttgcttcactgGTTTGAATCTAGGGTCAAGGCTTAGGCGGTGTGTTGTTAtttccggtgggatccctgttatgtctaagtgggaccaagcaaaacaattcaTATTATCGACAAGAAATTGAATTAGTTTTTCCTGAGTTTAGGGGTTAGcccgttcctaggtatacctttcgttCGGGTAGATGCTCGATCAGTATCACCTGTTCCAGCTCCTCGACCATTGACTTGGTTGCATTTGATTCTTCGGGAACAACGAAAATttgaggagtaaggaaatcctcttcttcttcttctttgattaCCTGTTTCTCCGATTCGGTCGAGGCTGGGGAcgatgattgctatttggctgTCTACTTATCTTTGGTGCTCGATTTTTTGAGGTCGAAAGTGCTGATACCGTCGTCACCTCATCGACTGCAAACATTTTCTTTGCTGCGTGTTGTTCCCCATAAACTATTTTCACACCATCCAttattgggaatttcatcatttgatgaagggtcaACGGtattgccctcatgttgtggattcATGGCCTCCCAAGCAGTGCATTatatctcatgtcaccttcgatgacatggaattttgtatcCTGGATGGTCCCGGCCACGTTCACTGGTAGGATTATCTCCCCCTTTGTTgtttcacatgccatgttgaagccgtttAGGACTCGATATGCAGGTATAATTTGGTCCTGTATGCCGAGTTGCTCTACGATCCTTGATATGATTATGtttgccgagctacctggatccactagaccatgtttaacttgaattttatttaacaaaatagaaattaccagtgcgtcgttgtgcGGCTGAGAAATGCCATCCGCTTCTTCATCGTTGAATGATAGGATTCCTTTGGGCACATAACTCTGAGTCCGCTTTTCTCCGGTGATCAACACCTTGGTACGTTTGAATATAGGACCTTATGGAACATCGACCCTGCCAACGATCGTATGAATTACATCTTGTTGTTCTTCTTGCTCATTATTTCTGTTGACATCTCTTTctctgaagtgattcttagctcgatcTTTGAGAAactctcgaaggtggccctcattgaacaatcgagctacctcctcccttagTTGTATGCAATCTTTGGTTCTATGACCATGTGTAccatgatatttacacatcaaGTTTGGGTTTCTCTGAGAAGGATCAGTTTGTATAGGTCTATGCCAACTAGTGTCTTTGATTCTCCCAATAGCCGATACAATCCCCGATGCATCGACACTGAAATTATACTTCGATAATCGAGGCGATTCTGCGGGATCGGTATGTTTATAAAAACCATTCTTACTCATAATTCACCGAGAGTTTTTCCCTCAATCATTTCTTTGATTGTTCCGAGGAGGATTGCGTCCCAAACTATTGTTTCTTTGATCTGCGACATATGGTTGATACCGCTCTATGTTCGACCTCGGTTCCCTGTTAGTATCCCTTGGGGCTTTTACTACCAATCTGTTTGGATGAATTGAACCCGAGGGgatcccaactggtcatcctcgaccctaatcttcgagAGATAACGATTATACATATCTGCCCAAGTAACAGCAAGATATTTGATCAGATTTTGCTTCAACTGTCGTGATGCTATCGAACTCCACTC encodes the following:
- the LOC138871724 gene encoding uncharacterized protein, whose translation is MILSRIALLGSMMLPISMMPLLSSKRLNVFTLKFKVDLNQYEAELKKTSDEGKALKLFCSQKEEELKDLRSDLAKALKNEAELDKQVDQVKADYNQWKENIDRLAAEKEVTLAKLASAETQLRGAKEKHSAQAKKIDELEAKLAITVAKVAKARAEVEKTKATIDKTVVVYLRDAEANQMELREASDREKWSNDLAKCQSQRKTLEEIHARGFDLTEDIAQAKVLKADAKFLVSSDDDDDDEGSKAIPIMKLGPKRKLLPRERPALGIDMIFLSLFDLADAQSREDDSDYDNSLDESGDDTPFPNEGADDEKLRFADENENEQPD